The following proteins come from a genomic window of Nicotiana tomentosiformis chromosome 12, ASM39032v3, whole genome shotgun sequence:
- the LOC104089291 gene encoding glutaredoxin-C1-like — MYQAAESSWAGNYHNNIATRRGSSSSSDPLERVVRLASGSAVVIFSVSTCCMCHAVKRLFCGMGVHPTVYELDQDPKGKEMERALSRLLGNAPAVPVVFIGGKLIGAMDRVMASHINGTLVPLLKEAGALWL, encoded by the coding sequence ATGTATCAAGCAGCAGAGTCATCTTGGGCTGGAAATTACCACAACAACATAGCAACAAGGCGTGGATCGTCATCGTCGTCAGACCCGTTGGAGAGGGTTGTGAGGCTGGCGTCAGGAAGCGCGGTGGTGATATTCAGCGTGAGCACATGTTGCATGTGTCATGCAGTGAAGAGGCTGTTTTGTGGAATGGGAGTGCACCCTACGGTATACGAATTGGACCAAGACCCCAAAGGCAAAGAAATGGAGAGAGCACTCTCTAGGCTTTTAGGCAACGCTCCTGCAGTCCCTGTTGTCTTCATTGGTGGAAAACTAATTGGAGCAATGGATAGAGTTATGGCTTCTCATATTAATGGCACTCTTGTCCCACTTCTCAAGGAAGCCGGCGCTCTCTGGCTTTGA